The window cagtggtaggtgtttcgcctgccatgcagaaggcccgggttcgattcccagccagtgcccaaaccccagcctctggatgcagtgctggtcccaagcccagatacaatgagagggttgcgtcaggaagggcatccggcgtaaaaacctgtgccaagttgtagtgcggagtgggtattctgctgtggtgaccccttgcccggagcagccgaaagaccaacaacaacagtatacatttatatagaTGTTAAGATAAGTTAACCTCTTAAATCTCTTTATAGAAAGATCCAAATTCAAGGTTCCAAACATATTAACTAGGAAACCAATATAAACCTATAACCAGGGAACACAGAGCTCTGACCTGcaatattactgtaaatacatgCATAATGTTATCAAGTATATAACACATATAGGACATGATGAGTCTAATCATTAGCATTATCTGAAGAAAAGCAGGAGTGAGGAATATATGAAGCAGGGATCTttaataacaaatattttttctttgtaatccACAGCCCAGGTGTCCTCAGTGAAAGTGTCTTACAGCTGCCTGTCACCTGGAGTCATGAACGTGTCCTGTTCTGCTGATGGAGACAACCTCCGCTTCTACTGGACTTCTGATTTTAACACAGTCTCTGAACTGGAGAACAGGAACAGCACTCTTATACTGAATAAAGACCATCGTGGAAATGTCACCTGCTCTGTAGAAAATCATGTCAGCCGTGATCACATTATCACTGAAGTCCACCCATGTCCTGGTGAGTCCgtcttttataaataataatttaaacatcagtaacaacaaaaatgaagcaaCAGTGTTTAGTTTCATTACTCACACTTTCTGTGGAACAATTAGCATTCACAGGGGAATTGATCCAAACAAACCTACTTACAATCTTAAATAAACTCATCTACTTTAcctaataatgcattttttacgcaaatatgtgtatacacacttcatctAAAATGGACTGGAAAATTTATTTAGCCTAAACagttttaaagcaaaatttCTAGCTGATAAAAatcttacagtatgttaaaaagTCTGCAGGGTTTTACACACTTTCTAGTTTCTCAATATTATGAAAAGATATTATAATAtgatgatatttatttatttatttatttatttttatttatttaactgtcACATTAATTTAAAGTATACTGCAgtaaacaagatttttttagAACTGCTACTGTAAGTgacaaaacagaataaaatgtatgggatgtttttattaaacaaaatattgtaaTCATTGACACCTTGTTGTGGTAGAAGATTAATAAAGCTATTTTATAATGCTGTAAAGGGAAAACGCCACTTTTCATTGAGCTCCATCATTACACATCACAGCTGAGTATTaagaacacacactctaaatattttacttttcacTTACATAGTAAGCATTTTATATTTCTCTTGTAAATCTGGGTAAATGGTTGATTTATGCTAGTGAGACCCATTTAAACTGCACATAGCATTTGATCctcacttattttttattaaatattatttacacttgtccaaataattttatttgtgaccAAATGAGTTAGCGCTTCTAGCTTCAAATGATCTAATGAGTCTACCGAGCCTTGACACTATTTACAGAGACAATATATTACAAAGAATTCTTCTATTATTCAATATCCAAATGACAGATACTGTATGACCTCTAATTGCTCAACAAAAATTTCTCAGTAGGAAACAATatcatatataattataattattatactataataattataatgcatattatactactactactaataataataataataataaatggacaCATCAAGATGCATGGACATATATGCTGACCCAAAGTAAAAGGCCTCTGTTCAGAGGTGTATAAAGCCGGTGGAAATAAAATTCTTTACTCTCAcgagagtgagaaaaaaaaaatcttaaataatcATGGGATAATTCGCtgctttatacattatatgtacaatacaatataatctaataaaatataatacaaaaataatatatgataataaaatataatatttttggaaaCTCCTTGTAGAGGTTtctagtatatatttttaattcagcTCAATTGTTATTAGAGTATGTACTAGTGATACTTCATTGACATGCACTTGCAGAGTCCACAACGGTGAGCGGGACAACCACTGCACACCATGGTACGAATTCCACAGTAAGCCACATCATGACTCACAATCCTACCACGAGCGCCCAAAGCCCCAGTaatatctcattattattatgtaagtaAATAGAGTAGGACATGGTTATGCATAGTGATATATTCATAAATCAAAGAAGAACCGTATGCATAATAAAACCAATGCTTTGTACAGTATGCTCTGTATACATTCAATCTAAAATTCTATTAGTTTTCTTTATCATTGACATCATCGTTGTTCTTAGGTCATTTTGCTTCTCTACCTTAAAGCTAACTTTTCCTTACCCTTACTgatcttctttttttccatcttttttcaGATCTCATTCTGATTAGCCTGAGCTCTGTTTTTGTGCTTCTCATCATGATATCCATTTTGGCATTCTTGGCATTGTACATCTACAAGAAGAGACAAGGCCAAAAGAACAAGGAAGGTAAGCAGGttgcatgtttatttatttgtaattattctTAAAGGCTTACTTTACTATATGAGAGAAGATTTACAGTGTACATTCACTGACCGCATTAATAAGAATGTGTAAGTACAGTATCTTcacattcatgcagttatctaTAGTGACAACAGTGCAGTCCATAACGTCATCCAGATACTGTTCATGAGCTTCAGTTCATGTTCACATTACAATTTTGTATAAACTCTAAAGACTCTTTTACATCCCGGAAAAAATCACTGATGAAAAGTGAATCAGAAATATTAATCACtgagtaatattatttctgtaatattaataacaacaacaacaaacataaCGCAGTCGAAGTCACATTTCTGAGATCATTTTCCCCATtatgagtttttatttaaacattaatgaaAGTTCCTGACTTGACCTCATTGTGTTATGTAttgtgctgctgctgttgtcaCAGAGCtgcttttttacagtttaataaatttttttcttttcttttatttttttttctactgacaGCTCCTTCTCAGGAAGGTAGGGAGCTTGTGTATGCACAGGTCGCCCATTTACCCATGGACAGGATAGAGACAAGACCTGGGATGTGTAAGACTTTAACAGACTTAATTACTACAATACATATGCacctgattaattttttttattttaaaataatgtttaaaaacaattaaaaagctaggatttttttctaaaagttcTTTATGTTGCTTCAACGTCACCCATTATAGGGGGCAGAGTCTTGTGACTACTCACACAGTAGTATGTTTTTACgtacacagtccaaagatatgcaggttaggctaattggtgttcccaaattgcccgtagtgtgtgagagtgtctatgtgtgtgtgtgccctgcaatggattggcaccctgtccaggttgtaccctgccttgtgccctaagtcttctggatTAAGCTGTAGGTCCCCGCGACgctggatacaggataaagccttatagacaatgagtgagagagtgagtgagtgggtaaaTAAACACATGATGGGAAAAGTATTAGCATATTTAGTAAAgtattgaaaaatataaaaataaaattaaacacttGACACGGCAAAGATTACATAGATTAGAGGTTGGATTCGATACATTTCCTATTCATTGCACAACCCTAATGGGTATCCGAATATTTTAAGAGTAGATACAGAGCTCATTGGGATGCTGAACATGTAAGTAGGGGTGCATATTTAGCATTATGAGtcggcatggtggcatagtggttagcaatgtgggCTTACACTTGCGATggactgtccagggtgtcccccgTCTAGTGcctaaagtctcctgggatagcctgCAAGGAGACTTGAGAGGTACAGTATagaatataaatgaatgaatggataaataATAGAAATGTTAGATATTGGCATAgagaaaattaataataatgataacaataataaaaataataaataaccttcACATTATAGCAATCTTCATTCCTAATATTGAGGCCTAGTACTGTATTAGTAGCACTATAACCTTTTTATCTGGCTTTGTGATTGAAAACCACACAAACCTCATGAACTGCCTATGTTCACTCACTGAAGCCTCAGATATCTGTTCTTGGCTAATTAAAGTGAACTCGGATTTGATTTTCCTGTTGTCTTCCTGGTGATGTTTAACACATTGTGCCTTCTAATATGCTTTTCATGCTTACCACAATGGCAAATAGTGGTTCTTTGAATGAGTGTCACCTTCCAGCCAACATCAGGAAAGATCCTAAAAATATTCAGGCCTGAATCTGGTTTATACTCTACATGAGCCTCACCTGATTGATTAGTTTATCTTGACTTTCTCTATATTATCAGGTATGGCTTCTGCATGGTTGAAATAAAAACCTGCACCCACACGGGTCCCTTCCAGACAAACCCAGACACCCATGTTCTACAGACGctataaaaattgtattttaaaatctaattaaatcaaacaagaaagaaaagagactTTGATCATTACaagtattttatgattttaacaAGCTGTTCTCTTATGGTCCAGCACATGATGAAGACGTGGAGTATGCTGAGGTGGTTACTCGAGCAACCAAGAGGAAGCAAAAGAAGAAAGAGGACGAGGTGCAGTACGGCGAGCTTGTGTTTAACACTCCAGCCAGGAGCAAGCACAAGGTGGCCAAAGTACAAGACGATTGTGTGTATTCACATGTCCAACACAATCAGTGAGACACACATTTTCAGCCTGatttattagaatttttataaatcaTCAGACGAAGCGTGATTATctaaatattatagttttaagACTTTCACAGGATATttatctgtctgtattttgcaagATCATTCCGGTAGGGGAAGTAGCTACTGGAGACATTGCACAAGTGCACACACTTACCAAGAACAAACTCCACAGACCATGCAGTACAACTATTCTGATCATTTAAGTATTATCTAGTGATAAAATACCTAATAGTAGTAAACATTACCAACCAATTTATTGAAATGTTTTCAAGATTGAAATGCATAAATATCACCAGAGACTGTcttaataatcttatttttattttaataatgacatAAGTAAGGAAAATAGTGGGTTATGCTGTTTGAGGAAAAGCTGcacaaaattattttgtgaTAACATGACAAGAAGTTCCTCTTATGCAGCAACACAGCAATAATTTAAATTCCAGTCGATTATATGCTTTTCCTTTAATGtgtaaaatttctttaaaaagtctatcacacagtgtacagtaaatgtcccTCGTTGACAAACTCGAACTCacagctttaattttttttttttttttttttttaactgtgattTTGGAGTGTGCTAAAactccttttatgtttttatttgtaaatataattatttaaaaaatccatttattCTTAAACTTAGATCATCTGGTGTGTTTAGGAAACTAACTCCTGTGAACGTAATATGAACTTGCATATTAAAACAATCATAAGCCAGAGCTTCTCAGAGCCGCTGCACTAATCTCAGAGTTGAGATTTTCACAGTGAAGtattaaacaaatactgtaaaaaataacCGAAACTTGATTTAATTTAAGAACATTTCACTTGCTGTGATTATatttggtgtagtggttagacTGTGGCCTCAAAGATCCAGAGTCAAGGGTTTGAGtctcaccttgggtctgtgtgcatggagtttgcatgttcttcctgttttttctgggattcctctgggtactctggtttcctcccaccatgCAAATGACTGGAAGATTAGTCTAATAAGCATATACAAATCGCTTGTagcgtgtgtgagtgagtttgATTGCATTAGAGCGCCCTATGATGGATGGGCCTCCTGTCCAgtgccctgagtctcctgggattggctccaggcccctatgatcttgtacaggataagctgtATAGAGAGCGAGTGACATTATATGTTTGTTTTCCCAAAAAAGCAGGACATTtgcttgtgcagaataacagaatactgTTAAAAGACCAAAAGCTcgctttatttttctatataaccccatgatacactaatgcacttataccaGTGTTTCGACACCATCAagttagaaagttttctcagtatgccagagccatggtcagactgcctgcttcacgtctgaaatgctgcCCTTttaggaacttctttaatgccccaaacatgtggaaatggtttgaaGCAAAGTCAGTACTATATgagagatgtggcaataactcaaaGCTAGGTTCCTGTTTTGTGTAAGTGGTGTGGAGTTTATTTCTTAAGAATGCTCATGGGGCTCAGAGCCACCTctgccaggatcatcattcatggacatacagtctttttaaaatgtttgcaccgttatttttttttctcatcagtgTACTGAGTTTGAAGTCAATTTTTACACCTTTTATGCAATTTCATAGCAATAGAATGCCCCTTGTACAACACCTAAACAAAAAAgcgacagaaaaaaagaataaaaaactaaataaaacaaacaattgCTAGGTGGCTCTAGTAAATGAtgtgcctatttttttttagctttgtgttttaattaactgattTCTTTACTTATTTTGCTGTTTGGATTAAAATGACTAATTTCTAATAACAACCCAAACAtaaaaagatgtgtgtgtgtgtgtgtgtgtgtgtgtgtgtgtgtgtgtgtgtgtgtgtgtgtgtgtgtgtgtgtgtgtttgtgcgtctgtctgtctgtctgtgtgtgagagagcgagcCTGATCGTACAGTCGGTGGCAGAGCAAATCTAAAAATAGATAagagaaaaaagataaaaacaatcAGGACACATTTAGGATTTTCATTAAGAATGGAAAAGCCTTCTGGGGTTCTTTTTTGTCAGCATTATTGTGTGCAAACAGTAttagtattttaatatttttattagtattgtTTTGTTGACAGTGTTAACCGTTAGACACAACTGTGACTTTCCCATGTAGCTTTAAAGAAGGGGAAGTCTGAATTGCTCTATTTTTTCCAacagacatttttgtttttgtacttcTGTCATCTTTTCTCTGTGGTCAAattctgtaattaaaaaaacattatgctttCCCAAGGGGCTTTTTTTCGGCTGTTAAGAAATTTTATgtcttaaataaatgatttattcatgATGTTTAATACAGcagtggtggtgtaatggtcatgtcagtgtttgtgtctattattgtatttctttctttcttttctttgtaaaGCTTTAGGAATAATTTTCTATTtacttattaaattttattttatagttgggttcttgtatttattatttcatagttgggtttttgtatttattatatattgctctttatctctctctatatataaaaaaaaatatttaacctgTAATATTATAACTATTTTGTCAGCTTTGGTTACACTTTTCATTTTACTGTTACTGTGGAGAAGTGTGAATTATTTGCTTAATAATAGGCTTACATCCCTCTCATTTTTGATCATGCAATAACAGCTAAACACAGAGTCACGATCGTCTTCACACTAAAAACCAACagtgaataatctttaaaaagatCTGTAACAGTAAAATACATTATTTGGTTTCTGCTGTTTATCAATGTCTAATAAGTCAAAATTCATTTCATTGGTGAAATGCAACACAAGTGTAGTGCTAGAAAGGGTTAATGAACCACAGCCTTTACTGCACACCTAGCAGATGCTTATCACTGTTATACATTTTTAGAAAGATGTTTCTTCTTTTCCGGTGTGGTCTGTGCAGGGGGCTATCTCAGGTGGCTGTTAAAATTAACCTTTTATCtaacctttaattaaaaaaattaaatacagattcaagaaatttaaataattaatgataaaacCTGCTTACTCTCTTTAACAATTgctttatgtattttttctttttttttttttttttttttttacaaatgattaCCAGTATTCTTACTTACCTACAGctctaaattataaaaaatactttataaatgtgtatgtggttttttttttttttgttgttgttttttttttttggtaaacccATTAAAATTGTCTATATCTCTCATCCAATGAGAGATCACCAATTACTatatgctatatacagtatcagtgtGCTTTCACACATTTACTTGAATTTATTTACTACATAGTTAAAagcattcaattaaattcagaaATTGGGAGAGTCAAGTTTCAGTCATTTTCATTCCACTTGTGCCTGAGCaaaatttttacacattatccaaaaagggggggaaaagtTTGCAGTTAATGTGTGAAAGtcggaaacaaaaaaaaagtgtttagctGTTTTCACAGCGCCAGTCTCACCCTGTCTTAAAATGAACTCAACTGTGCTAATATATACTTACATTATGCATATTGTACATACAAAGTACTTACAGTTCATACAGACATAACAATCAGATGATTTAGATTCAAGCAACAAACTAAAGACAACACTTAAAGGAATTGAATGTACAGGGTTCAATCAGAGTCCAATGAAGTGCAATATTTCTTATACTAAATCTTCCATTAGTATCAGTAATTATTGGATTTGTTGCCTTAAGGATCAAAATCATATTGTAGAAGCCTGGGGTTTACACTCCTACCAAACACACAGGCAGAAGCTCTCCTGCTGCTGAGTCTGCCACTTCAAagaattcttcttcttctttattattattattattattattattattattattattaatatgcttTTTTGACATTGCCTTGGTTGTCATTTTTCAAACGCAGtttcaaaattttattattgtgttaaaataagaagaaatgtTGCTTCTGTTGTAGTCACTCTTAAACAAGATGTTTTATAGTTCTGCAGCAAAGATGTGCATGTGGTGGAAAATCAAAACAAATTCATGCAAACATGCTGACAGGAACATATTCATAATGTGTGGGTGACCCTGTTACTGATCAAGCGGGAAAGAAAGacatatactgttttttttttagccaccttatatatttttttctttttccttaagtaataatactaaaaagattaataagaataagaatacaACTGAGATTAACTGAGAAACTACagttaatattttacaatttagttttacaaaatcttttaaaaaggaAATCCTTTTATAACTGctatataaatcaaaatattttctCATCAAACATCACCATATCAacaatttaattagttttaatgtCTGGAGCATCTTCCATGCAAGAActggtgtaaattattatgatgctaaaagaaataacatattaaaatgaacataattaTAGAAATTAAGAAGAAATATTTTCTTTGCTgttgtcatttaaaataaataactaaaaactcTCGGATCAGAATtggtatttttaaaatgcaacttcttgattatatgtatatgttttgGGTTACTCCTCAAATGTGTCAGACAAAACTGCATGTGCcattaaaaagcaataaataataattactgtaaatatttaacagGAGAAGGCAGTAGACACTTTTACTGACACTCAGTTACATCTTGCCATTACTTAGACATAGTCAAGCTTAGCTAACTTAAAATAATCCCAATGTGGGAAGtgaaaccctaaccctaggtcAGTACAGGGTTAGATTTTAGTGGTTAGCAGCACTTCAATTTTACtgttagtgttttatttatttattttttaactagtTTTAAGACACTGCTATTTTATAAGATGCAATTAAAGACAATTTCCAGTTATTTTTTAGAATGCCATCTCTCTAAGCACCAAAACATCTTAAACCTGGGAGTAAGAAATTCATCTTTACAgcacattatttaataaattactgTACTAAACAATGTGTATTAAAAAGTGTTATTACTGCATCTGGTTAAaggtaatgcaaaaaaaaaaaaatggccaagATATACACAGTCATCAGGATGTGCTTATGATGGTGAAAATGCTAAAGATAGACATAGACATCACTGTGTGCTGGGGGTGTTGATGCAATTTCAACAGAAATTCTAACCTCCATGCATCACATGAAACCAGAGGAAGTAGCACAGGAATGGTTTAAATAGATAATAATCCTTATAAGTCGTCTTCAAAAATCTTGATATGCTTATAATATACATAATGCGTAATACTTTTTACATATGACATGGTGTGCAAAGCCTTGCAAAAATTCCTCAGCTCTTTTAGATCACGGAGGGTACTTTTATAAGAATAAGGGATTTACACCAACACAAATATACCAACGTGTATATAAAGACTTTTGGAATAATGTCCTATTAtcaaatgagaccaaagtaaatgaataaatctatTCCATTTCCTACTGTCAGGGAAGATATTGCAGGGGTGatgatttataattattttattttgtagccacaggacctggggaTCTTGCAATCACTGAGCTGACCATTAACTCCTCTATATACAATAGTATTTTAGTGGCAAATGAGAGGCCATCTGTCCGACAGCTAAACCTCAGTCAAAGTTAGCGTGTGCAACAGGACCGTTCAGATGCAGGTTTGCAAACCTCATTTGTGCTTCCATGctctttttagacagaaaatCCTGGCACACTtattcttctaattgtgctgtcatggattttatcatttaacattcaattcaatttcaattcgatttcatttatatacagtagcgcttttaacaatggtcattgtttcaaagcagcttcacaaaattgaaaggaaattatggaaatgtgtatgagtaAGTAAAGATGTGTATAGATAATATTGAtcaggggtgcgtttcccgtacaacgatgtagctctttgcttaaccaccgttgtacgatgcaacgttaaaaaaaatagttgtaaCTAGTCATgactgtttcccaacaccatagtacctgtgtcgcacttttatcgttaaaaccatgttggttcaatctgtcgttcttcttctttttcgatacaatggcggagtaggcacatatcgccccctactgtaaagtgttttttctctctcttcggcttgcattcaatgcgctttcgcagtgacgttacgtagaagtggtgtaataatgtcactaacgcaacattcattatttgtacaataaaacatatataggcatacacagtttaaatgtgctcttttcgaataacaaagtctataacttttagttatatttcatttgaactcatttttatttggtattgatacataagtacaattaaaataaaaagaaattatgggttttgaaaatgctgggattgtgttgtgaacacctgttacctattttgctcaagatcatttcctatGTACGTCCCTTTACataaagccatgttttaatgagagttgatgtgaaaaaatgacacggaaaccacaatttactacaaaagagcttgcagttcttttggaggaggtgggaaacaTGGAATGATATcacacaaaaaattaatgcttctggaaatgggtatgagagaagcccagaggaaaTCAGAAACAggtggagggactttgcaagtgtgaccaaacaagcaagtccagtggtggcctgaaactgaacccctccaaaagctgctatgtaattgtagttactgcaattctccacaacattgcagtcaaggaaaatgtcccgctttttgatgaggaagagggggtccttctggtgctgctgtgaatgaggaagatgacacttctgatgaggatatatatatataatttttatttttttaacctatgaatagtccatattctacttctacttctgagagcacaacaaagaTACTCACTTGAAAACTCACCTTTTTGTTCGCACAAACGAAACGaaggctgtgttccaaccggcataaataatgctttcataGGGCACTTGGAAGGGagaataattgcgatggtatCGCTGTTATATCGTTTCAAACTGAATTTGTAATCAAAAGAACCCAAAAATGAATAGCCTATCTGagcaccaaaacattaagttttcatttaatagttttttagaAACTAATAGTGCGTAGGGTCgtgaactgtgaatagaacacacccagccgcggcaagaaactatgcttctaaccacaggtcgaaggctgtagttccaaccacgtaagtttgcgacgctgtttgcgaatgttcgtttgaactatggtttcgagaaacaccgaattgttgaactatgttggtaacgacagaacttgcgaccatagttagctaacgatgcttttgggaaacgcaccccagatTGCCCCTGATGAGCAGGCCAAGGGcaatggcgacagtggcaagaaaaaaaactccctgagatggtaataggaagaaaccttgagaggaaccagactcaaccgggaacccatcctcatttgggtaacaCAGTATGCTGACATactgtgttaggcagctggaagttcaatatgaCAGAAGATGTCTAAGTTAACATGAAGTTCAGTTCAGCACCCAGATGGCACCCaaatgagtcagacaggtgcaGAGTGAGGGTATGCTTAGTGAGGCCTGTGGAGTCTGTGATAGctgtcttgattttttttccacacataaTCTTTTATATAAACCTTTCCAGATATACCGCAGCAATtacttctctaagaccattgcttatgtcttttccTTTAGTCATTGTCTTGACACagctgaatgctccagaccagcaaactgccaaaacttctgtCTTAATTGCTCTGATTTTATAGCTTCCATATagctacatttttaaatgtcatccTATCAGCTTATTAAGAGCTTTAGCTTTTTAATAAGCTTTCAA of the Clarias gariepinus isolate MV-2021 ecotype Netherlands chromosome 16, CGAR_prim_01v2, whole genome shotgun sequence genome contains:
- the LOC128544406 gene encoding uncharacterized protein LOC128544406 isoform X7; translated protein: MNVSCSADGDNLRFYWTSDFNTVSELENRNSTLILNKDHRGNVTCSVENHVSRDHIITEVHPCPESTTVSGTTTAHHDLILISLSSVFVLLIMISILAFLALYIYKKRQGQKNKEAPSQEGRELVYAQVAHLPMDRIETRPGMSHDEDVEYAEVVTRATKRKQKKKEDEVQYGELVFNTPARSKHKVAKVQDDCVYSHVQHNQ
- the LOC128544406 gene encoding uncharacterized protein LOC128544406 isoform X8, whose translation is MNVSCSADGDNLRFYWTSDFNTVSELENRNSTLILNKDHRGNVTCSVENHVSRDHIITEVHPCPDLILISLSSVFVLLIMISILAFLALYIYKKRQGQKNKEAPSQEGRELVYAQVAHLPMDRIETRPGMSHDEDVEYAEVVTRATKRKQKKKEDEVQYGELVFNTPARSKHKVAKVQDDCVYSHVQHNQ
- the LOC128544406 gene encoding uncharacterized protein LOC128544406 isoform X6; translation: MNVSCSADGDNLRFYWTSDFNTVSELENRNSTLILNKDHRGNVTCSVENHVSRDHIITEVHPCPESTTVSGTTTAHHGTNSTVSHIMTHNPTTSAQSPSNISLLLYLILISLSSVFVLLIMISILAFLALYIYKKRQGQKNKEAPSQEGRELVYAQVAHLPMDRIETRPGMSHDEDVEYAEVVTRATKRKQKKKEDEVQYGELVFNTPARSKHKVAKVQDDCVYSHVQHNQ
- the LOC128544406 gene encoding uncharacterized protein LOC128544406 isoform X1; translation: MPLEDGFNLRFTDKTFTNRVIIKYRKTQSNPPTPNIPGWQFVNDNKTLILTSAERRDSGTYNLSTIDANGTDKGVYSLQLNIEAQVSSVKVSYSCLSPGVIKVFCSADGDNLHFNWTSDFNTVSQLENRNSTLILNNVHHRNVTCSVENHISRDHITTEVYSCPESTTVSGTTTAHHGTNSTVSHIMTHNPTTSAQSPSNISLLLYLILISLSSVFVLLIMISILAFLALYIYKKRQGQKNKEAPSQEGRELVYAQVAHLPMDRIETRPGMSHDEDVEYAEVVTRATKRKQKKKEDEVQYGELVFNTPARSKHKVAKVQDDCVYSHVQHNQ